Proteins from a genomic interval of Flammeovirgaceae bacterium SG7u.111:
- a CDS encoding sulfatase translates to MKILYPFLLLILFASACQQQKQPSEEQKKKPNILFIAIDDLRPELGCYGSEIAKSPNLDKLASSGLLFERAYCQQAICSPSRASLMTGARPETINVIENYTYFRDVNPDIVTLPQHLKANGYETAYAGKIYHGAYNDPELSWSRKPAKIAVPKPSFPGGYALPENQEVFKKNKKDMIAKYGDAAKRGLGNGPAYESADVADNAYEDGYNTDLAIATMKEMAAGDKPFFIGLGLKKPHLNWVAPKKYWDMYDREEIPLASEMEGPENGAEMGLHPSFELRVRYGIPKSGDIDGEMAHTLKHAYLACVSYADAQIGRMIDTLEEAGVRENTIIIVWSDHGWHLGDMGIWGKATNYEIATRVPLMIWTPDMPTETRGKKSPALVELVDMYPTLCELAGIELPSHLEGQSFVPLLSSPEKKWKNAAFSQFPSPALREWAANPLSQGMRETYFGPLIEEVEGRIISQQKEKWDRDLFENNLMGYAMRTDNYRLIVWKDRTQPEVAPVYVELFDHKADPSETKNIADENPELVEKLLLQFDQGWKGNLAKVTN, encoded by the coding sequence ATGAAAATCCTTTATCCATTCCTTTTGCTTATTTTATTTGCAAGTGCTTGCCAACAGCAAAAACAACCTTCCGAAGAGCAAAAGAAAAAGCCTAATATCCTCTTTATTGCCATTGATGACCTCCGTCCCGAGCTAGGGTGCTACGGTTCGGAAATAGCAAAATCTCCTAACTTGGACAAGCTCGCAAGCAGCGGGCTGTTGTTCGAAAGGGCTTATTGTCAGCAGGCTATTTGTAGCCCTTCCCGTGCCAGCCTCATGACGGGCGCTAGGCCAGAAACTATCAATGTGATCGAGAATTATACCTATTTTCGAGATGTCAACCCAGATATCGTGACGCTTCCTCAACACCTCAAAGCTAATGGTTACGAAACGGCTTACGCAGGGAAAATTTACCACGGAGCATATAATGATCCCGAACTTTCATGGTCAAGAAAACCAGCCAAAATAGCTGTTCCAAAACCGAGTTTCCCCGGAGGTTATGCCCTTCCCGAAAACCAAGAGGTTTTTAAGAAGAACAAGAAAGACATGATAGCCAAGTACGGCGATGCAGCCAAAAGAGGCTTGGGAAATGGCCCTGCTTATGAAAGTGCCGATGTGGCTGACAATGCCTACGAAGATGGCTACAATACCGACCTTGCTATTGCTACCATGAAAGAAATGGCAGCGGGTGATAAACCATTTTTTATTGGTTTAGGACTCAAAAAACCGCACCTAAACTGGGTTGCCCCAAAAAAATATTGGGACATGTACGACAGAGAGGAAATCCCTTTGGCATCGGAAATGGAAGGACCTGAAAATGGTGCGGAAATGGGGCTTCATCCTTCTTTTGAGTTGAGAGTGCGTTACGGAATCCCGAAATCAGGTGACATTGACGGTGAAATGGCGCATACGTTGAAGCATGCTTACCTAGCTTGCGTGAGCTATGCCGATGCGCAAATAGGAAGGATGATAGATACGCTGGAGGAAGCCGGAGTGAGAGAAAATACCATCATCATTGTATGGAGCGACCATGGTTGGCACTTAGGAGATATGGGTATTTGGGGGAAAGCAACGAATTATGAAATAGCTACCCGAGTACCGCTAATGATCTGGACACCCGATATGCCAACTGAAACCCGTGGCAAAAAATCTCCAGCTTTGGTGGAGTTGGTGGATATGTACCCAACCCTGTGCGAGCTTGCAGGTATCGAATTGCCAAGCCATTTGGAAGGACAGAGTTTCGTTCCATTACTTTCCAGCCCCGAAAAGAAATGGAAAAATGCTGCTTTTAGTCAGTTTCCAAGCCCAGCTTTGAGAGAATGGGCAGCCAACCCGCTTTCGCAAGGAATGAGGGAAACATATTTTGGTCCGCTCATAGAAGAAGTAGAGGGAAGGATCATAAGCCAGCAAAAAGAGAAATGGGACAGGGATTTGTTTGAAAACAACCTAATGGGCTATGCCATGAGAACAGACAATTACCGCCTCATTGTCTGGAAAGATAGGACACAGCCAGAAGTTGCACCCGTATACGTTGAGCTTTTTGACCATAAAGCTGATCCTTCGGAAACTAAAAATATTGCAGATGAAAACCCTGAGCTAGTCGAGAAGTTGTTGCTTCAGTTTGACCAGGGTTGGAAAGGGAATCTTGCCAAGGTTACTAACTAA
- a CDS encoding glycoside hydrolase family 127 protein, with protein sequence MKKTLVFIIGIMAAQLSFAQQKGIINNAASPNVKLKSIDMGDCVWTEGFWADKFKTLEKSMLPYMGEVLTGDTGHALNNFKIAAGLKEGKHQGMHWHDGDFYKYMEAVMYVYAQNGDKKLLEEVNGYIEIIGKAQEKDGYLQTQTQLRDNVDRYENRRFHEMYNTGHLLTSACIHYRITGQRNFLDIAIKHADLLYTIFSPQTKQFGRFGFNQTQIMGLVELYRTTDDKRYLELAEVFINNRGKYKVGDHPTTKGYPIGDMVQERTALRESSEAVGHAVLALYYYAGAADVYAETGENALIDALDRLWSNVTDKKMYVTGAVGQAHYGASTHRDMIQEGFIDAYMMPNMTAYNETCANVCNSMFSYRMLGLHGDSKYADVMELVLYNSALSGISLEGKDYFYSNPLRMVNNTRDYDAHANVTESPKREPYLACFCCPPNLVRTIAKVSGWAYSKSAKGIAVNLYGGNKLETTLLDGSEIELVQETNYPWEGSVKITVEDCKKDAFELLLRIPNWAESAKITVNGADAGVEITSGEFAKIERKWKKGDVVALELPMDVNLVEGHQRIEEVRNQVAIQRGPVVYCVESPDLPKGASILDIYLPLSSKLEAEYRPDFLGGLSTIKGDVMLRKDKNEGMYYTLKKPVLEKIPVSFVPYYAWSNRGQAEMTVWMPIIWE encoded by the coding sequence ATGAAAAAGACACTGGTTTTTATTATTGGAATAATGGCGGCTCAGCTGAGCTTTGCCCAACAAAAAGGAATTATCAATAATGCTGCTAGCCCAAATGTGAAGCTGAAAAGCATAGACATGGGAGACTGCGTATGGACGGAGGGTTTTTGGGCAGATAAGTTCAAGACTCTTGAAAAAAGCATGCTCCCGTATATGGGTGAAGTTCTTACTGGAGATACGGGGCATGCCCTCAATAATTTTAAGATTGCCGCAGGGCTGAAAGAAGGGAAGCACCAAGGAATGCACTGGCACGATGGCGATTTTTATAAGTACATGGAAGCAGTAATGTACGTGTATGCCCAAAATGGAGATAAAAAATTGTTGGAAGAAGTTAACGGCTACATCGAAATTATAGGAAAAGCCCAAGAAAAGGATGGGTACTTGCAGACTCAAACACAGCTGAGGGACAATGTAGATAGGTACGAAAACCGTAGGTTTCATGAGATGTACAACACGGGTCACTTGCTTACGAGTGCCTGCATTCATTACAGAATTACGGGTCAACGAAATTTCTTAGACATTGCCATCAAACACGCTGATCTTCTTTACACAATCTTCAGCCCGCAAACGAAGCAATTCGGTCGCTTCGGATTCAACCAAACGCAGATTATGGGCTTGGTGGAGCTTTATAGAACTACTGATGACAAGAGATACTTGGAACTAGCCGAGGTTTTCATCAACAATCGTGGTAAATACAAAGTAGGGGATCACCCAACTACCAAAGGGTATCCGATAGGCGATATGGTACAAGAGCGTACTGCCCTAAGAGAATCGAGCGAAGCGGTCGGGCATGCTGTATTGGCTTTGTATTACTATGCAGGCGCAGCCGATGTGTATGCTGAAACTGGAGAAAACGCATTAATTGATGCATTGGACAGGCTTTGGAGTAACGTCACGGATAAAAAAATGTACGTAACCGGTGCAGTTGGTCAAGCGCATTATGGAGCTTCAACGCACAGAGATATGATCCAAGAAGGCTTCATTGATGCGTACATGATGCCAAACATGACGGCATATAACGAGACCTGTGCCAATGTGTGTAACTCAATGTTCAGCTATCGTATGCTCGGGCTTCATGGCGATTCAAAATATGCAGATGTAATGGAATTGGTGTTGTATAACAGCGCACTTTCTGGTATTAGTTTGGAAGGAAAAGACTATTTCTATTCAAATCCGTTGCGGATGGTCAACAACACCAGAGATTACGATGCGCATGCGAATGTGACCGAATCTCCTAAAAGAGAGCCTTATTTGGCGTGTTTCTGCTGCCCTCCAAACTTGGTGAGGACTATTGCAAAAGTGTCTGGCTGGGCATATAGCAAATCTGCAAAGGGGATTGCGGTAAACCTTTATGGCGGCAACAAGCTGGAGACAACTTTGCTAGATGGCTCGGAAATCGAACTTGTGCAAGAAACGAATTACCCTTGGGAAGGCTCGGTGAAAATCACGGTAGAAGATTGTAAAAAAGATGCGTTCGAGCTTTTGCTCAGAATCCCTAACTGGGCTGAGAGTGCTAAAATTACTGTAAACGGAGCTGATGCCGGTGTTGAGATTACTTCTGGCGAATTTGCCAAAATAGAGCGCAAATGGAAAAAAGGTGACGTAGTTGCTTTGGAGCTTCCTATGGACGTGAACTTGGTAGAAGGTCATCAGAGGATAGAAGAAGTAAGAAACCAAGTTGCCATACAAAGAGGCCCAGTTGTTTACTGTGTAGAATCTCCAGACTTGCCAAAAGGAGCCAGTATCTTGGATATATACCTTCCATTGTCTTCTAAGCTAGAAGCAGAATATCGTCCAGACTTTTTGGGTGGTCTTTCTACCATTAAGGGGGATGTGATGCTCAGAAAGGATAAAAATGAAGGAATGTATTATACCTTGAAAAAGCCTGTGTTGGAGAAAATCCCTGTTTCATTCGTGCCTTATTATGCATGGAGTAACAGAGGTCAAGCCGAAATGACGGTTTGGATGCCAATCATTTGGGAATAG
- a CDS encoding sulfatase, with product MKRTTHILALIFLLVSPLLGTAQDKPNILLIFIDDAGYADFGFQGSKVMKTPNLDQFATQSVKFSQGYVSASVCGPSRAGLLTGRYQQKFGFEENNVPGFMSEVSAEDGPNMGIPLSEVTMGDYMKSMGYATAYFGKWHLGGTDKFHPTNRGFDEFFGFRGGARSYFPYQKAPAETLNRLERGLGGFAEHEGYLTDVLAEETNIFIEKNKDKPFFALLAFNAVHTPMDATEEDLKQFPQLTGKRQEVAAMTLALDRACGKVFDKLKELGLDENTIVVFTNDNGGPSDKNASVNNPLSGTKSNHLEGGIRVPFLISWPAKLKKNTNYDYPVSTLDLLPTFFAAAGGKVDTLANIDGVDLIPYLQGENKERPHQVLYWKKGTRAVVRDGDWKLIRYSDRPAELFDISKDISEQNNLASVHPEKVKVLFKQLFDWEMTLGRPRWLLQNKFEKYDVDRMTKYRNGSKEN from the coding sequence ATGAAAAGAACAACACACATACTTGCATTGATTTTCCTTTTGGTAAGTCCTCTTTTGGGCACAGCTCAAGACAAACCCAACATCCTTCTCATATTTATTGACGATGCCGGTTATGCCGATTTTGGATTCCAAGGGAGCAAAGTAATGAAAACCCCTAACCTCGATCAGTTCGCTACCCAGAGCGTGAAATTTTCCCAAGGTTATGTATCAGCTTCGGTCTGTGGACCTTCACGGGCTGGCCTCCTCACGGGCAGGTACCAACAGAAGTTTGGATTTGAGGAAAATAATGTACCTGGTTTTATGAGCGAAGTTTCTGCCGAAGATGGCCCAAATATGGGCATCCCACTGAGCGAGGTGACTATGGGAGATTATATGAAGTCGATGGGATATGCTACCGCTTATTTTGGCAAGTGGCATTTGGGAGGTACGGACAAGTTTCACCCTACTAATAGAGGCTTCGATGAGTTTTTCGGGTTTAGGGGAGGAGCGAGGAGCTATTTTCCTTACCAAAAAGCACCAGCAGAAACATTGAACAGGCTTGAAAGAGGGCTTGGTGGATTTGCCGAGCACGAAGGCTACCTTACCGATGTATTGGCTGAAGAAACGAATATTTTCATCGAAAAAAATAAGGATAAGCCTTTTTTCGCTCTTTTAGCTTTCAATGCGGTGCATACGCCAATGGATGCGACCGAAGAAGATTTGAAACAATTTCCACAGCTTACGGGAAAAAGGCAAGAAGTAGCTGCAATGACCTTGGCGCTGGACAGGGCATGTGGGAAAGTATTCGATAAATTGAAAGAGCTTGGCTTAGACGAAAATACGATAGTTGTTTTCACAAACGACAACGGCGGCCCTTCTGACAAGAACGCTTCTGTGAACAACCCTCTGAGCGGAACAAAATCGAACCATTTGGAAGGAGGGATCAGAGTTCCTTTCCTTATCAGTTGGCCAGCAAAACTTAAGAAGAACACCAACTATGATTACCCTGTAAGCACACTCGACTTGCTTCCCACGTTCTTTGCGGCGGCGGGTGGCAAGGTCGATACTTTGGCCAACATCGATGGCGTGGACTTGATACCTTACCTGCAAGGTGAAAACAAGGAAAGACCCCACCAAGTGCTTTATTGGAAAAAAGGAACAAGGGCGGTGGTAAGAGACGGCGATTGGAAACTGATCAGGTATTCGGACAGACCAGCGGAATTGTTCGATATCAGCAAAGATATTTCTGAGCAAAACAATTTGGCTTCGGTTCATCCAGAAAAAGTTAAAGTACTTTTTAAGCAGCTTTTTGATTGGGAAATGACGTTGGGACGGCCTAGGTGGCTACTTCAAAACAAGTTTGAAAAATACGATGTAGATCGGATGACTAAATACAGGAACGGATCTAAAGAGAACTGA
- a CDS encoding glycoside hydrolase family 2 TIM barrel-domain containing protein, translating to MKYLLLLVTIAFSIQLTHAQNDWENELMFEKNKLPSRVPTYSYENVADALKGDRENARLKSLNGTWRFKYVGKSEDRPVDFMAKDFEGGDWADIDVPSNWELQGFGQPIYTNITYAFTPNILDPNLKYDWKGPKPPRPPFIYRDNPVGSYFRDFDLPADWDDQSVILHFGGVSSAFYLWVNGKEIGYSQGSRLAAEFDITDYLVEGKNRIAVQVFRWSDGSYLEDQDMWRLSGIHREVMLLAQPKVALNDFYVRTKFDANLHDAKLEIRPRVWVKKEDENVKGWNISAMLYDAEGNEVLENPLKTSVDKVYNERWAPRDIPKFAFMEANIRMPRKWSAEDPYLYKLVFSVTNPKGEVVEARSQKIGFRKVEFSKKNELLINGKSVKIMGVNRHDHHPVRGKALAREDMRKDVELLKQFNFNAVRTSHYPNDPYFLELCNDYGLYVMDEANIECHHLGSFIPYSPTWPAAILSRIIRMVERDKNNPSVISWSMGNESGTGPAFAAAAGWIKDYDPSRFIHYEGAQGDPTDPHYVEIPDVGYKMTSWPVYANPDDPDFVDVLSRMYPDLSQLMGMSRSPHIDRPIIMCEYMHAMGNSIGGLGDHWDSIRVTPNLIGGFIWDMVDQGLEKTHENGEKFYAYGGDFGDMPSDENFCLNGVFASDRTPNPHAWECKYVFQPAAFETVNIEKGQVRVLNRLAFSNLSAYELRWSVSENGKVLQEGALSSIDVAAGASALLTIPFKSIKFNEENDYWLRISLHEKQDQLWCKKGYEVAKEQLLIKEKKAVELVNASAAVEVEESKQEFALSGKGFSLSISKETGELFSYKVKGMEYIVNPLQPNFYRPPIDNDVRGADAKDFGKSRKAWKNLAAKLETSSVKTIAEEGKPLVVHVTQQAGKKIKLETFYTVYADGKVAVKMNLDADESLPRLPRIGMTMGVSKSLSNASYYGKGPFENYVDRKRSAEVGEFSAGTSELFSSYAMPQENGNRSDVRWLKLAKGNKKEGITIAGASQFGFSIWPYTAENIEEARHPYDLGEQRFYTLNIDLVQSGLGGTLSHTLPQYVIESGKYSFEFVLSPL from the coding sequence ATGAAATATTTATTATTACTAGTTACTATCGCTTTTAGTATCCAACTCACTCATGCCCAAAACGATTGGGAAAACGAGTTGATGTTTGAAAAAAACAAATTGCCCTCACGAGTGCCTACATATTCTTATGAGAATGTAGCCGATGCTTTGAAGGGAGACCGGGAAAATGCACGCCTAAAATCGCTGAACGGCACTTGGCGGTTCAAGTACGTAGGGAAGTCGGAAGATCGCCCTGTGGATTTTATGGCGAAAGACTTTGAAGGTGGGGACTGGGCCGATATAGACGTTCCCTCTAACTGGGAATTGCAAGGATTCGGACAGCCGATTTACACCAACATAACCTACGCTTTTACCCCAAATATTTTAGATCCTAACCTCAAATACGACTGGAAAGGACCTAAGCCTCCACGTCCACCCTTCATTTACAGGGACAACCCTGTGGGGAGTTATTTCAGAGATTTTGACCTGCCAGCAGATTGGGATGACCAGTCTGTTATTTTGCATTTTGGAGGGGTCTCTTCCGCTTTTTATCTCTGGGTAAATGGCAAAGAAATTGGCTACAGCCAAGGCAGCAGATTGGCTGCCGAATTTGACATCACCGATTATTTGGTGGAAGGGAAAAACAGGATTGCTGTTCAGGTTTTCCGTTGGAGCGATGGAAGCTATCTGGAAGACCAAGATATGTGGCGCTTGAGCGGGATTCACCGAGAGGTAATGCTTTTGGCTCAGCCCAAAGTTGCGCTCAACGATTTTTATGTGCGCACCAAGTTCGATGCAAACCTGCACGATGCCAAACTGGAAATCCGCCCTCGTGTATGGGTGAAAAAAGAGGATGAGAATGTGAAAGGCTGGAATATTTCAGCCATGCTTTACGATGCCGAAGGAAATGAAGTGTTGGAAAATCCATTGAAGACCTCTGTCGACAAGGTATATAATGAACGCTGGGCACCTCGTGACATTCCCAAGTTTGCCTTTATGGAAGCAAACATCAGAATGCCTCGCAAATGGTCAGCTGAAGACCCTTATCTCTATAAATTGGTTTTTAGTGTTACTAATCCAAAAGGCGAGGTGGTTGAAGCACGAAGCCAAAAAATTGGCTTTAGAAAAGTAGAGTTTAGCAAAAAGAACGAGTTGCTGATCAATGGTAAATCAGTAAAAATAATGGGTGTCAATCGTCACGATCATCACCCTGTGCGTGGAAAAGCCCTTGCTAGGGAAGATATGCGAAAAGATGTAGAGCTGTTGAAGCAATTCAACTTCAATGCCGTGCGGACATCGCATTACCCCAACGATCCGTATTTCTTGGAGCTTTGCAATGACTATGGCTTATATGTGATGGACGAGGCAAATATCGAATGCCATCATTTGGGAAGTTTTATCCCTTATAGCCCGACTTGGCCAGCTGCTATTCTTAGCAGAATTATTCGGATGGTGGAAAGAGATAAAAACAATCCTTCTGTTATTTCTTGGTCAATGGGCAACGAGTCTGGTACGGGTCCTGCTTTTGCCGCAGCCGCTGGTTGGATAAAAGACTATGATCCTTCAAGGTTCATCCATTACGAAGGGGCACAAGGCGATCCAACCGATCCGCATTATGTAGAGATTCCAGATGTGGGTTATAAAATGACAAGCTGGCCTGTCTATGCCAATCCGGACGATCCCGATTTTGTGGATGTGCTCAGTAGGATGTATCCTGATCTTAGCCAGTTGATGGGAATGTCTAGAAGCCCTCATATCGACCGACCAATAATCATGTGCGAATACATGCATGCAATGGGTAACTCCATTGGTGGCTTGGGCGATCATTGGGATTCGATACGGGTGACACCTAACCTAATCGGTGGTTTTATTTGGGATATGGTGGACCAAGGCTTGGAAAAAACGCATGAAAACGGCGAGAAGTTTTATGCCTACGGAGGCGACTTTGGAGATATGCCTAGCGATGAGAATTTTTGCCTCAACGGAGTCTTTGCTTCTGATCGCACACCGAACCCTCATGCTTGGGAATGCAAATACGTTTTCCAACCTGCTGCTTTTGAAACGGTAAATATTGAAAAGGGGCAAGTGAGAGTGTTGAACCGATTGGCATTTAGCAATTTGAGCGCTTATGAACTTCGTTGGTCGGTTTCGGAAAATGGAAAGGTATTACAGGAAGGTGCGCTGTCCTCAATTGATGTCGCTGCTGGAGCTTCAGCTCTGCTGACCATTCCTTTTAAATCGATCAAATTCAATGAAGAAAACGACTACTGGCTCCGCATTAGCTTGCACGAAAAGCAAGATCAATTGTGGTGTAAAAAAGGGTACGAAGTTGCCAAAGAGCAGTTGCTGATAAAGGAGAAAAAAGCTGTCGAACTTGTCAACGCTTCAGCGGCTGTTGAAGTAGAAGAAAGCAAGCAAGAGTTTGCGCTTAGTGGTAAAGGTTTCTCGCTTTCTATTTCCAAAGAAACCGGTGAACTGTTTTCTTATAAGGTAAAAGGAATGGAGTACATCGTCAATCCTTTGCAGCCTAACTTTTATCGCCCACCTATTGATAACGATGTGAGGGGGGCAGATGCGAAAGACTTTGGGAAGTCAAGAAAAGCTTGGAAAAACCTCGCTGCCAAGTTAGAGACTAGTTCGGTCAAAACTATAGCCGAGGAAGGCAAGCCTTTGGTAGTACATGTAACCCAACAGGCTGGCAAAAAGATCAAACTAGAAACTTTTTATACAGTGTACGCTGACGGTAAAGTTGCCGTAAAAATGAACTTGGATGCGGATGAGTCTTTACCAAGACTGCCTAGGATAGGCATGACCATGGGGGTTTCAAAAAGTCTCAGTAACGCTTCTTATTATGGAAAAGGCCCTTTCGAAAACTATGTGGATAGGAAGCGCAGTGCCGAAGTTGGTGAGTTTAGTGCAGGTACTAGCGAGTTGTTTTCAAGCTATGCCATGCCGCAAGAGAATGGGAATAGGTCGGATGTTCGTTGGTTGAAACTAGCCAAAGGAAACAAAAAAGAGGGGATAACTATTGCGGGAGCTTCACAATTTGGGTTTTCCATTTGGCCGTATACAGCTGAAAACATTGAAGAAGCCAGACATCCTTATGATTTGGGGGAACAACGGTTTTATACTTTGAATATAGACCTAGTTCAAAGTGGCTTAGGCGGAACATTATCACATACTCTGCCTCAATACGTGATCGAGTCTGGCAAGTATAGTTTTGAATTTGTGCTTTCGCCTTTGTAA
- a CDS encoding bifunctional 4-hydroxy-2-oxoglutarate aldolase/2-dehydro-3-deoxy-phosphogluconate aldolase, producing the protein MENNESFSWEKFKKAPLVGIIRGMDFEIVRNIARSFADAGFYTLEVTMNTAGVTEMIPKLREEFPDLMIGAGTVCSMDDFNKAVGAGAQFIVTPIMDEEVIKASVAKGIPIFPGAYSPTEIYKAWSLGATAVKIFPATQLGTRYIKDVLAPLNQIKLLPTGGVNLENIKSFFEAGAVGAGMGSTLLHKELIKDGDFDGLTKFFLSFKEELRDFL; encoded by the coding sequence ATGGAAAATAACGAATCCTTTTCTTGGGAAAAGTTTAAAAAAGCACCCCTGGTAGGCATAATCAGGGGAATGGACTTTGAAATAGTCAGAAACATCGCCAGATCGTTTGCCGATGCAGGTTTCTATACCTTAGAAGTTACCATGAATACGGCTGGGGTAACCGAAATGATCCCTAAGCTGAGGGAAGAATTCCCCGATCTTATGATAGGTGCGGGAACGGTTTGCTCCATGGACGATTTCAACAAAGCTGTTGGGGCAGGAGCACAGTTCATTGTTACTCCTATTATGGACGAAGAGGTTATCAAAGCTTCCGTTGCCAAAGGAATTCCTATTTTCCCAGGAGCGTATTCTCCTACCGAAATCTACAAAGCTTGGTCTTTGGGGGCTACGGCGGTGAAGATTTTTCCAGCCACGCAACTAGGCACGCGCTATATAAAAGATGTATTGGCTCCTTTAAATCAAATCAAACTTTTGCCTACAGGAGGAGTAAACTTGGAAAACATCAAATCATTTTTTGAGGCGGGAGCTGTAGGAGCAGGAATGGGAAGCACTTTGCTGCATAAGGAACTAATTAAAGACGGAGATTTTGACGGATTAACAAAGTTTTTCCTAAGTTTCAAGGAAGAACTGCGAGACTTTTTATAA
- a CDS encoding 2-dehydro-3-deoxygalactonokinase has product MSLVNFFISCDWGTSNFRLRVVETNSLKVLAEHKTNQGVKALFEAFQKQKEVDQGQFFATYLKEQIQMLPEEHREHLVVSAGMASSNIGLHELGYASMPLGLSGENLLWEHLNLHNGLEVLLISGAKSETGMMRGEEVQAIGLEEHLSTYQKGTLLLPGTHSKHVIYEQGKFTDFTTFMTGELFEVLTKSSLLSNSVLANDWLPEREIAFKEGLDLGLEGKMSSNLFAVRARHLIKNKIKEDNYFFLSGLLIGDELAYLKGSSNPVFLAAPNPILRLYKLGLDQLVSPDQLVVLEGNALEKALLIGQKKIISLYGK; this is encoded by the coding sequence ATGAGTTTGGTTAATTTTTTTATAAGCTGCGATTGGGGTACTTCCAACTTTAGGTTGAGGGTAGTAGAAACAAATTCCCTGAAGGTGCTGGCAGAGCACAAGACCAACCAAGGAGTCAAAGCTCTTTTCGAAGCTTTCCAAAAACAAAAAGAGGTAGATCAGGGCCAGTTTTTTGCGACATACCTGAAAGAACAAATTCAAATGCTCCCAGAAGAACACCGGGAGCATTTGGTGGTTTCAGCGGGTATGGCTTCGTCCAATATTGGTCTTCACGAGTTGGGCTACGCTAGTATGCCATTGGGCTTGAGCGGAGAAAATCTGTTGTGGGAGCATTTGAATTTGCACAATGGGCTGGAAGTGTTGCTCATCTCTGGAGCAAAAAGCGAAACGGGTATGATGCGAGGAGAAGAAGTGCAAGCAATTGGGCTAGAAGAACATCTTTCCACTTACCAAAAAGGAACGCTTTTGTTGCCAGGCACGCACAGCAAGCATGTTATTTATGAGCAAGGGAAGTTCACCGATTTCACAACTTTCATGACGGGTGAGCTATTTGAGGTTTTGACCAAGAGCAGTCTTTTGTCCAATTCGGTTCTTGCAAATGACTGGCTGCCAGAAAGGGAAATTGCTTTTAAAGAAGGCTTGGATCTGGGGTTGGAAGGGAAGATGTCATCGAATTTGTTTGCCGTAAGGGCAAGGCATTTGATCAAAAATAAAATAAAGGAAGATAATTATTTTTTCCTGAGCGGCTTGCTCATTGGAGATGAGCTTGCCTATTTGAAAGGAAGCTCCAATCCGGTATTTTTGGCGGCGCCAAATCCTATACTTCGTCTTTATAAATTAGGTTTAGACCAACTTGTTTCTCCAGATCAACTTGTTGTTTTGGAAGGAAATGCTTTGGAAAAAGCCTTGTTAATAGGTCAAAAGAAAATAATTTCACTTTATGGAAAATAA